A genomic segment from Heterodontus francisci isolate sHetFra1 unplaced genomic scaffold, sHetFra1.hap1 HAP1_SCAFFOLD_58, whole genome shotgun sequence encodes:
- the LOC137365850 gene encoding histone H2B 1/2-like produces the protein MPEKKKAAPKKGAKKALNKPSAKGGKKRRKSRKESYSIYIYKVMKQVHPDTGISSKAMSIMNSFVNDIFERIAGEASRLAHYNKRSTISSREIQTAVRLLLPGELAKHAVSEGTKAVTKYTSSK, from the coding sequence cctgaaaagaagaaagcagctccgaagaagggcgccaagaaagccttaaataaaccgtcagcaaagggcggcaagaagcggagaaagtcgaggaaggagagttactccatctacatctacaaagtgatgaagcaggttcaccccgacaccggcatctcctccaaggccatgagcatcatgaactcgtttgtgaacgatattttcgagcgcatcgcgggtgaggcttcccgcctggcccattacaacaagcgcagcaccatcagctcccgggagatccagaccgccgtgcgcctgctgctgcccggggagctggccaagcacgccgtgtcggaagggacaaaggcggtgaccaagtacaccagctccaagtaa